GCCGATCTGATGACGCGCGAGATGGGCAAGCCGCTGAACGAGACGCGCGGCGACGTGCAGGAGGGGATCGATACGGCCTTTTACGCGGCCACGGAGGGGCGTCGGCTGTTCGGCCACACGGTGCCGAGCGAGCTACGGAGCAAGTGGGCGATGAGCTTCCGCCGCCCCGTCGGCGTCTGCGGCATCATCACGCCGTTCAACTTCCCGATGGCCATCCCCACCTGGAAGATGTTCCCGGCGCTCCTGTGCGGGAACGCGTGCGTCTTCAAGCCAGCCGAGGACGTGCCGCACACGGGCCACGTGCTCGTCGAGATCCTGCTCGAGGCCGGGCTGCCGCCGGAGGTCATCCAGCTCGTCCACGGATTCGGCGAAACCGTTGGGAAATCGATCGTTGAGCATCCGGATGTGCCCGTCATCTCCTTTACCGGGTCAACGGAGACGGGCCGGATCGTCGGCGAGACGTGCGGCCGGATGCACAAGCGGCTGTCGCTGGAGATGGGCGGCAAGAACGCCCAGATCGTGCTCGACGACGCCGACCTCGACCTCGCGCTCGAGGGCGTGCTGTGGGGGGCGTTCGGGACCACCGGGCAGCGGTGCACGGCGACCAGCCGCCTCATCCTCCAGAAGGGGATCCACGACCGCTTCCTCGCCGACCTCGAGAAGCGCGCCTCGGCGCTCCGACTGGGCGACGGCCGGAAGGATGGCACCGACGTCGGGCCGCTGATCCACGAAGCGTCGCGCGAGAAGGTCGAGAGCTACGTGGAGATCGGGCAGAAGGAGAAGGCCGACCTCGTGCTCGGCGGCGAGCGCCCGAGTGGCAAGGACCTGCAGAACGGCCACTTCTTCCAGCCGACGATCTTCGCCGGCGTGAAGGCGGGGAGCCGGCTCGAGCAGGAGGAGATCTTCGGCCCGGTGCTGTCGGTGATCCGCGTCGACTCGGCCGACGAGGCGTTCCGCATCAACAACGACGTGAAGTACGGGCTCTCGTCGTCGCTGTACACGCGCGACGTGAACCTCGCCTTCCGCGCGCTGGAGACGCTCGACAACGGCATCACCTACATCAACGCCCCGACCATCGGTGCCGAGGCGCACCTGCCGTTCGGTGGCGTGAAGCAGACCGGCAACGGCCACCGCGAGGGCGGCTGGGAGGTCTACGAGTTCTATTCGGAGACGAAGGTTGGGTACCTCGATTACTCGGGCACGCTGCAGCGTGCCCAGATCGACAACTATCTGGGAACGCCTGATTGAGTCGGGCGCCCTACCGCGTATGGACGGGGAGCCCTGCCGTGGGCCCAACGGAGCTTCCCGTCCGCGCGTAGGATGCTGGCAACGTTTGTGACGCGCGCGTCATGTGAGTAGTCTCCAACCGGAACATGATGGTGCGCGTAGTGATACGGATAGAGGCCGGCTCGTCGGCTTGCGCCCTTGACAGGGAGCGGTTTGATTCCAACGCGCGTCGGCGCGCACCGTGACCCTCCCGCCTTTCACGCCGGCTTCGACCACGTCGTACATGGACTCGAGCACCGGTTCGGCCGTCTCTCCCACCTGTCCGGTCGATCGCGGTTACGCCACCCATGTGGCACGCGCCGAGGCTCTGCGTCGTGTGAACCACGTCCCGCGGCTGCGGATCGGATGGCTGTGGGAGTGGGCGAAGGTGCTCCAGATCGCGTTCCTGCTCTTCCTCGTTCTCAAGACGTTTCTCGTCGAGGCGTACAAGATCCCCAGCGGCAGCATGGAGCACACGCTGCTCGTGGGGGACTTTCTGCTGGTGAACAAGCTGGTGTACGGGGCCGAGGTGCCGTTCACCGGCCAGCGTCTCCCGCGGCTGCGCGATCCGCAGCGCGGCGACGTGCTGGTGTTCCAGTGGCCGGAGGATCCGAGCAAGAACTTCGTGAAGCGGCTGGTCGGCGTGCCGGGCGACACGCTCATGATGCGGGACGGCGAGCTGTTCGTGAACGGCCATGCGCAGCGCGAGCAGTACGTGACGCACACCGAGCCGGGCGTCGACCCCACGTTCGAGGAGTTCCGCTGGCAGCGCGACTACGTGGTGCGCTCCGCGGTGGCGGCACCGACCAGTGCCGTGGCGGGTGAACTGGCCGTCGCGACGCGCGATCCGGGCGATCATCCGTCGCGAAACAATTGGGGGCCGTTGATCGTCCCCCGTGGCAGCTACTTCGTGCTCGGCGACAATCGCGACAACTCGCTCGACAGCCGGTACTGGGGCTTCGTGCCCGACTCGCTCGTGCGCGGCCGCCCGATGGTCGTGTATTACAGCTACGCTCCCGATAGTGCCGATCGACTCGCCTGGTTGAGGGCCATTCGCTGGTCCCGCCTCGGCGAGCGTGTGCGATAGATCGTCCCCCTCGACGTCTCCGACGTCGCGCAGCGGAGTCCGGGCCCGCGGCGCCTGCAGTCCCCACCGGAGTTCGTGCCGTGCGACGCGGCACGCGCGAACCGTTGCACCGTGGCACGAGGAGCCGTAGGTCCCCATGGCCGTCACGCCCGCCTCCAAGAAGCACTCCTACGAAGAAGGGTCGCTCGACCAGTACCTTCGGGACATCTCCGCGTACCCGCTGATCTCGCGCGAGGAGGAGGCCGACCTCGCGCGCCGGATCCGCACCGGTGACCAGGAGGCGCTCGACAAACTGGTTCGGTCGAACCTGCGCTTCGTCGTGTCCGTCGCGAAGAAGTATCAGAACCAGGGCGTCTCGCTCTCGGATCTGATCAACGAGGGGAACCTCGGCCTGATCCGGGCGGCCCACAAGTTCGACGAGACGAAGGGGATCAAGTTCATCTCCTACGCCGTGTGGTGGATCCGGCAGGCGATCCTCCAGGCGCTGGCGGAGCAGTCGCGCATCGTGCGCGTGCCGCTGAATCGCGCGGGCACGCTGCATCGGATTGGCAAGCGGGCGAACTCGCTGCTGCAGGAGCTCGGGCGCGAGGCGACGCACGCCGAGATCGCCGAGGGGATGGATCTGTCGGAGGAAGAGGTCGCGAAGACGATGTCGATCTCGCAGGCCCACCTCTCGCTCGACGCGCCGCTCACGCCGGGCGAGGACAACCGCCTGCTGGACTATCTCGCCGACAACGTGAACCCGACGCCCGACGAGCAGACGTTCGAGAAGGCGCTCACGGAGGCGGTGGAGGAGTCGCTGTCGGGGCTGAAGGAGCGGGAGTCGAAGATCCTCCGACTCTACTTCGGTCTGGACGGCGAGGAGCCGATGACGCTGGAGCAGATCGGCGCCCTGCTCGGG
This DNA window, taken from Gemmatirosa kalamazoonensis, encodes the following:
- the lepB gene encoding signal peptidase I: MNHVPRLRIGWLWEWAKVLQIAFLLFLVLKTFLVEAYKIPSGSMEHTLLVGDFLLVNKLVYGAEVPFTGQRLPRLRDPQRGDVLVFQWPEDPSKNFVKRLVGVPGDTLMMRDGELFVNGHAQREQYVTHTEPGVDPTFEEFRWQRDYVVRSAVAAPTSAVAGELAVATRDPGDHPSRNNWGPLIVPRGSYFVLGDNRDNSLDSRYWGFVPDSLVRGRPMVVYYSYAPDSADRLAWLRAIRWSRLGERVR
- a CDS encoding aldehyde dehydrogenase family protein; the encoded protein is MTTFKNFIGGEWVEPSTGDYFENRNPADTTDLVGRFPRSGAEDVQRAVESAQRGFALWRRTPAPARGDVLRRVGDLMVRRKEEIADLMTREMGKPLNETRGDVQEGIDTAFYAATEGRRLFGHTVPSELRSKWAMSFRRPVGVCGIITPFNFPMAIPTWKMFPALLCGNACVFKPAEDVPHTGHVLVEILLEAGLPPEVIQLVHGFGETVGKSIVEHPDVPVISFTGSTETGRIVGETCGRMHKRLSLEMGGKNAQIVLDDADLDLALEGVLWGAFGTTGQRCTATSRLILQKGIHDRFLADLEKRASALRLGDGRKDGTDVGPLIHEASREKVESYVEIGQKEKADLVLGGERPSGKDLQNGHFFQPTIFAGVKAGSRLEQEEIFGPVLSVIRVDSADEAFRINNDVKYGLSSSLYTRDVNLAFRALETLDNGITYINAPTIGAEAHLPFGGVKQTGNGHREGGWEVYEFYSETKVGYLDYSGTLQRAQIDNYLGTPD
- a CDS encoding sigma-70 family RNA polymerase sigma factor; this encodes MAVTPASKKHSYEEGSLDQYLRDISAYPLISREEEADLARRIRTGDQEALDKLVRSNLRFVVSVAKKYQNQGVSLSDLINEGNLGLIRAAHKFDETKGIKFISYAVWWIRQAILQALAEQSRIVRVPLNRAGTLHRIGKRANSLLQELGREATHAEIAEGMDLSEEEVAKTMSISQAHLSLDAPLTPGEDNRLLDYLADNVNPTPDEQTFEKALTEAVEESLSGLKERESKILRLYFGLDGEEPMTLEQIGALLGITRERVRQIKEKALSRLRHVSRARALESFLG